Proteins from a single region of Ammospiza nelsoni isolate bAmmNel1 chromosome 28, bAmmNel1.pri, whole genome shotgun sequence:
- the LOC132084908 gene encoding mothers against decapentaplegic homolog 6-like has protein sequence MFRSRRAGLVRRLWRQRCAAASPEDGPAALKPAVHALFKKLKDEELELLVQVVESRGAWESGCVLAPRGDPRGVKQGLPPQVLLCRLFRWPDLHQSHELKHLCYCAGGQGACGDLAGLCCNPHHFSRLAVPETPPPPYLKASCGPSWPEEPQLMEFSYDGGDWCDTSLSWSTITDGCWCKLAYWEYRTRVGRLYAVHEASVNVFCELPWGSGFCLAQLPAAYRSCAVRRARGKIGRGLRLSQEPGGVWAYNRSEHPIFVSSPTLSPPGLPVLKVLPGYSAKVFDYERAGGTGGWQLPGEGPCDPHSIRISFAKGWGPCYSRQFITSCPCWLEVLLNQPH, from the exons ATGTTCCGTTCGCGCCGAGCCGGGCTGGTGCGGAGGCTGTGGCGGCAGCGCtgtgcagcagccagccccGAGGACGGCCCCGCTGCCCTCAAGCCAGCGGTGCATGCTCTCTTCAAGAAGCTGAaggatgaggagctggagctgctggtgcaggtGGTGGAGAGCCGGGGCGCCTGGGAGTCCGGCTGCGTTCTGGCACCACGGGGGGACCCACGAGGGGTCAAGCAGGGGCTCCCCCCTCAAGTCCTGCTCTGTCGCCTGTTCCGCTGGCCTGACCTCCACCAGTCCCATGAGCTCAAGCACCTCTGCTACTGTGCTGGGGGCCAGGGAGCCTGCGGGGActtggctgggctgtgctgcaacCCCCATCACTTCAGCCGCCTGGCTGTACCTG AAACCCCGCCACCCCCGTACTTGAAGGCATCCTGTGGTCCCTCCTGgccagaggagccccagctcaTGGAGTTCAGCTACGACGGTGGGGACTGGTGCG ACACCAGTCTCTCATGGAGCACCATCACGGACGGCTGTTGGTGCAAACTGGCTTACTGGGAGTACCGGACGCGCGTGGGCCGCCTGTACGCCGTGCACGAGGCGTCGGTGAACGTTTTCTGcgagctgccctggggcagcggcttctgcctggcacagctgcccgcCGCCTACCGCAGCTGCGCCGTGCGCCGGGCACGGGGCAAGATCGGCCGGGGGCTGCGGCTGAGCCAGGAGCCGGGGGGAGTGTGGGCCTACAACCGCAGCGAGCACCCCATCTTCGTCAGCTCgcccaccctgagccccccCGGGCTGCCTGTCCTCAAGGTGCTGCCCGGCTACTCGGCAAAGGTGTTCGATTATGAGcgggcagggggcacagggggctggcagctgcctggggaggggcCCTGTGACCCCCACAGTATCCGCATCAGCTTTGCCAAGGGTTGGGGACCCTGCTACTCCCGGCAGTTCATCACCTCCTGCCCGTGCTGGCTTGAGGTCCTGCTGAACCAGCCACACTGA